The following coding sequences lie in one Acidobacteriota bacterium genomic window:
- a CDS encoding PstS family phosphate ABC transporter substrate-binding protein — protein MSKLARRALVLGAGFLAGGLVYAEAIQVDSGIAGYRKATGVSGNLNSIGSDTLNNVMTLWAEGFQKQYPNVKIQIEGKGSGTAPPALIAGTAQLGPMSRLMKDTELDEFDKKYGYKPTPIRVALDGLAVYVNKDNPLEKLTLPEIDAIFSKGRNGGFGKDITTWGMLGLTGDWSSRPISMYGRNSASGTYGYFKEHALFKGDYKDTVKEQPGSAAVVQGVTEDAGGIGYSGIGYRTSGVKALKIATKEGGEYSEPTYATVESGKYPISRYLYVYVNRAPGKKLDPLVGEFLRYVLSRDGQEVVVKDGYLPLKAPVDAEETAKIQ, from the coding sequence ATGAGCAAGCTCGCACGACGCGCCCTCGTCCTCGGGGCGGGATTCCTCGCCGGCGGCCTGGTCTACGCCGAGGCGATTCAGGTGGATTCGGGGATCGCCGGGTACAGGAAGGCGACCGGCGTCTCGGGAAACCTGAACTCGATCGGCTCGGACACGCTCAACAACGTGATGACGCTCTGGGCCGAGGGTTTCCAGAAGCAGTACCCGAACGTGAAGATCCAGATAGAGGGGAAGGGATCGGGGACGGCCCCCCCGGCGCTGATAGCCGGAACCGCTCAGCTCGGGCCGATGAGCCGGCTCATGAAGGACACCGAGCTCGACGAGTTCGACAAGAAGTACGGCTACAAGCCGACGCCGATCCGGGTCGCCCTCGACGGCCTGGCCGTCTACGTGAACAAGGACAACCCCCTCGAGAAGCTCACGCTCCCGGAGATCGACGCGATCTTCTCGAAGGGCCGCAACGGCGGGTTCGGGAAGGACATCACGACCTGGGGGATGCTCGGGCTGACCGGGGACTGGTCCTCGCGCCCCATCAGCATGTACGGGAGGAACTCCGCCTCCGGGACGTACGGGTACTTCAAGGAGCACGCCCTCTTCAAGGGGGACTACAAGGACACGGTCAAGGAGCAGCCCGGCTCGGCGGCGGTCGTGCAGGGTGTGACCGAGGATGCCGGAGGCATCGGCTACAGCGGCATCGGGTACAGGACGTCGGGGGTCAAAGCCCTCAAGATCGCGACGAAGGAAGGAGGCGAGTACTCCGAGCCGACGTACGCGACCGTCGAGTCGGGGAAGTATCCGATCTCGCGGTACCTCTACGTGTACGTCAACCGGGCCCCCGGGAAGAAGCTCGACCCGCTCGTCGGGGAGTTCCTCCGATACGTCCTCTCCAGGGACGGGCAGGAGGTCGTGGTCAAGGACGGCTACCTTCCGCTCAAGGCTCCGGTGGACGCGGAGGAGACCGCAAAGATCCAGTGA
- a CDS encoding ABC transporter permease subunit, translating into MTLARTSRRRRLADRGAGVIVSAGGMLIIAGILGILFFIVVEVLPLAAGARVTGRAPVRLDGPAPGGLVADERRAQVATLAADGVFRITDATDGHAVFERRVAESFAATIVSTDGRHVAGSTADGKLVLVPARWTQSVEPRSAPLPVHSAPIEITVDPAGRETGVFTAAVEGSRTLGAAQLADGSIAVARKSVEENAITGETSEAVSRFTAPDPGRLTALLADPEGRNLYGGAADGRILWWPLREAGIEPARTSRAGAKITSLALLAGHRSLVVGQEDGSVSVWLQVPRDDGRELTRIRDFPRRRAPNRALAASPRGRVFMAMDASGSLALVSSTAEKVQWSGEAPSSGVSTIAFAPRGDAIFLAGGGALSTLDVVNPHPEISWMALFGKIWYEGYPAPAYVWQSSGGSDDFEPKLSLVPLLAGTLKGTFYSLVLAVPLGILGAVYASQFIGSKVRRLVKPAVEIMAALPSVVLGFIAGLWLAPRIERLFPALILMIVVLPASGVIAHFVWRAVPRRITARFAEGTELSVFIVALAAGGALSVALGARFQATAFGGSFPIWLRQATGLPFDQRNAIVVGIAMGFAVIPIIFSITEDALTNVPRHLASASLALGATKWQTVARVVLPAASPGIFAAVMVGFGRAVGETMIVVMATGNTPILDWNPWNGFRTLSANIAIEIPEAAQGATLYRTLFLSALLLFALTFVVNSAAEIVRQRLRRRYSVL; encoded by the coding sequence GTGACGCTCGCCCGGACCTCGCGCCGAAGACGGCTCGCCGATCGGGGCGCGGGTGTCATCGTCAGCGCCGGCGGGATGCTGATCATCGCGGGCATCCTGGGGATCCTCTTCTTCATCGTCGTCGAGGTGCTGCCTCTGGCGGCCGGGGCGCGCGTGACCGGACGAGCCCCGGTCCGCCTCGACGGTCCCGCGCCCGGGGGCCTCGTGGCCGACGAGCGGCGGGCGCAGGTGGCGACCCTCGCGGCCGATGGCGTCTTCCGCATCACCGACGCCACGGACGGGCATGCCGTCTTCGAGCGGCGCGTCGCCGAGTCGTTCGCCGCCACGATCGTCTCGACGGACGGCCGTCACGTCGCGGGCTCGACGGCCGACGGCAAGCTCGTGCTCGTCCCGGCGCGGTGGACGCAGAGCGTCGAGCCCCGGAGCGCTCCGCTCCCGGTCCACTCGGCCCCGATCGAGATCACGGTGGACCCGGCGGGGCGTGAGACCGGCGTCTTCACGGCCGCGGTCGAAGGGTCCCGGACGCTCGGCGCGGCGCAGCTCGCCGACGGATCGATCGCGGTCGCGCGGAAGAGCGTCGAGGAGAACGCGATCACCGGCGAGACGAGCGAGGCCGTCTCGCGCTTCACGGCCCCGGACCCGGGGCGCCTCACGGCGCTCCTCGCGGATCCCGAAGGGCGAAACCTCTACGGCGGAGCTGCCGACGGCCGCATCCTCTGGTGGCCCCTGCGCGAGGCGGGGATCGAACCCGCGCGAACGAGCCGTGCGGGAGCGAAGATCACCTCGCTCGCGCTCCTCGCCGGGCACCGCTCGCTCGTCGTCGGGCAGGAGGACGGCTCCGTGAGCGTCTGGCTCCAGGTCCCCCGCGACGACGGGCGCGAGCTGACGCGCATCCGCGATTTCCCGCGGCGCCGGGCGCCGAACCGCGCGCTGGCGGCGTCGCCGCGCGGGCGCGTCTTCATGGCGATGGACGCGAGCGGCTCTCTCGCGCTCGTCTCCTCCACCGCCGAGAAAGTGCAATGGTCCGGCGAGGCGCCTTCCAGCGGCGTCTCCACCATCGCTTTCGCGCCGCGAGGCGACGCGATCTTCCTCGCCGGCGGCGGGGCTCTCTCGACCCTGGACGTCGTGAACCCTCACCCCGAGATCTCGTGGATGGCGCTCTTCGGGAAGATCTGGTACGAGGGGTATCCGGCGCCCGCGTACGTCTGGCAGTCGAGCGGGGGGTCGGACGACTTCGAGCCGAAGCTGAGCCTCGTTCCCCTTCTCGCCGGCACGTTGAAGGGAACCTTCTACTCCCTCGTCCTCGCCGTCCCGCTCGGCATCCTGGGCGCCGTGTACGCGTCGCAGTTCATCGGCTCGAAGGTTCGCCGCCTCGTCAAGCCCGCCGTCGAGATCATGGCGGCGCTTCCGAGCGTGGTCCTCGGGTTCATCGCCGGCCTGTGGCTCGCCCCGCGCATCGAGAGGCTGTTTCCGGCGCTCATCCTGATGATCGTCGTGCTGCCGGCCTCCGGGGTCATCGCGCACTTCGTGTGGCGGGCGGTCCCGCGCCGGATCACAGCGCGCTTCGCCGAGGGGACCGAGCTGTCCGTCTTCATCGTGGCCCTCGCCGCGGGAGGCGCGCTCTCTGTCGCCCTCGGCGCCCGGTTCCAGGCCACGGCCTTCGGCGGCTCGTTCCCGATCTGGCTCCGCCAGGCGACGGGCCTGCCGTTCGATCAGCGCAACGCGATCGTGGTCGGGATCGCGATGGGGTTCGCCGTCATCCCGATCATCTTCTCCATCACGGAGGATGCGCTGACGAACGTGCCGCGGCACCTCGCCTCAGCCTCCCTCGCCCTCGGGGCGACGAAGTGGCAGACGGTCGCGAGGGTGGTCCTGCCCGCGGCCTCCCCGGGGATCTTCGCGGCGGTCATGGTGGGCTTCGGCCGCGCCGTCGGCGAGACGATGATCGTCGTGATGGCCACCGGCAACACGCCGATCCTCGATTGGAACCCCTGGAACGGATTCCGGACCCTGTCCGCCAACATCGCGATCGAGATCCCGGAGGCGGCCCAGGGGGCGACGCTCTACCGGACGCTCTTCCTGTCGGCGCTCCTCCTCTTCGCGTTGACCTTCGTCGTGAACTCCGCCGCGGAGATCGTGAGGCAGCGTCTGCGCCGCCGGTACTCGGTGCTCTGA
- the pstA gene encoding phosphate ABC transporter permease PstA produces the protein MAKRLLEHSLGAICGAALAMNLLLVAGLLALIAANAVPAFWQHRLALLTLHDGTRILGEIRARETIPARQGEIASSGARIQVKTGNRDVTGEDFRWIDESRIADRSSPGDAVVLERLEYGPFYGTMAELRNGSDVVARGSEEVWRAFGPIHERVLARLAGIRKPERSSSGAPGDPAFLAGLASLRERLSGEVLVMTTADGRSREIPVAKIIRALRPNGMSTAGLLGLYLTRAREFLMDDPRESNTEGGIFPAIFGTVLMVFLMTFAAAPLGVLAALFLREYSAQGMLVRMVRIAVNNLAGVPSIVFGIFGLGFFVYTVGGSIDAWFFAERLPSPTFGTGGLLWASLTLALLTVPVVIVATEEGLAAVPRVVREGSLALGATRFETVTRVVLPAAMPGILTGMILAMARAAGEVAPLMIVGMVKLAPALPIGGSFPFVHLERKFMHLGFHIFDLGFQSPNVESTKPLVFATALLLITVVTVMNLLAIALRNRLRRKYATSAF, from the coding sequence ATGGCGAAGCGGCTCCTGGAGCACTCGCTCGGCGCGATCTGCGGCGCCGCCCTCGCGATGAACCTCCTCCTCGTCGCAGGGCTCCTCGCCCTCATCGCGGCGAACGCCGTCCCCGCATTCTGGCAGCACAGGCTGGCGCTGCTGACGCTTCACGACGGCACCCGGATTCTCGGCGAGATTCGGGCCCGCGAGACGATCCCCGCGCGCCAGGGCGAAATCGCCTCCTCCGGCGCGCGGATCCAGGTGAAGACCGGGAACCGGGACGTGACGGGGGAGGACTTCCGCTGGATCGACGAGTCGCGGATTGCCGATCGCTCCTCTCCGGGCGACGCGGTCGTCCTCGAGCGGCTCGAGTACGGCCCGTTCTACGGCACCATGGCGGAGCTGCGAAACGGGAGCGACGTCGTGGCCCGCGGGAGCGAGGAGGTCTGGCGAGCGTTCGGCCCGATCCACGAGCGGGTCCTCGCCCGGCTCGCCGGGATCCGGAAGCCGGAGAGATCGTCCTCCGGGGCTCCGGGAGATCCGGCCTTCCTCGCCGGGCTCGCGTCGCTGCGCGAGCGGCTGTCGGGCGAGGTGCTCGTGATGACGACGGCCGACGGCCGATCGAGGGAGATCCCCGTGGCGAAGATCATCCGCGCCCTTCGCCCGAACGGCATGTCCACCGCCGGGCTCCTCGGGCTGTACCTGACGCGCGCCCGCGAGTTCCTGATGGACGATCCGCGGGAGTCGAACACCGAGGGGGGGATCTTCCCGGCGATCTTCGGGACGGTCCTCATGGTCTTTCTCATGACCTTCGCCGCCGCGCCGCTCGGCGTCCTGGCGGCCCTCTTCCTCCGCGAGTACTCGGCGCAGGGGATGCTCGTGCGCATGGTGCGCATCGCGGTGAACAACCTCGCGGGCGTCCCCTCGATCGTCTTCGGGATCTTCGGCCTCGGCTTCTTCGTCTACACCGTCGGCGGATCCATCGACGCGTGGTTCTTCGCCGAGCGCCTGCCCTCGCCGACCTTCGGCACGGGAGGGCTGTTGTGGGCGAGCCTCACGCTCGCGCTCCTCACGGTGCCCGTCGTCATCGTGGCGACCGAGGAGGGGCTGGCCGCGGTGCCCCGCGTGGTGCGGGAGGGGTCGCTCGCCCTCGGCGCGACGCGTTTCGAGACGGTGACGCGGGTGGTGCTGCCCGCGGCGATGCCGGGTATCCTGACGGGGATGATCCTGGCGATGGCGCGCGCCGCGGGAGAGGTGGCGCCGCTGATGATCGTCGGGATGGTCAAGCTCGCGCCGGCGCTCCCGATCGGCGGGTCGTTTCCGTTCGTGCACCTCGAGAGGAAGTTCATGCACCTCGGCTTTCACATCTTCGACCTCGGGTTCCAGAGCCCGAACGTCGAGTCGACGAAGCCGCTCGTCTTCGCCACCGCGCTCCTCCTCATCACGGTCGTGACCGTGATGAACCTCCTGGCGATCGCTCTCCGGAATCGCCTGCGCCGGAAGTATGCAACCAGCGCTTTCTGA
- a CDS encoding phosphate ABC transporter ATP-binding protein has protein sequence MQPALSDPEERVGSERASPAPDPAVHPAIASAVLKVAELSLWYGKSRALHAITLDVAPRRITAFIGPSGCGKSTLLRCFNRLKDLVADTRVEGKILLEGLDIHAADVDVNALRKRVGMVFQKSNPFPKSIYENVAYGCRIHGMRKHRELDPIVERSLRAAALWDEVKDRLHESALGLSGGQQQRLCIARAIAVEPEVILLDEPCSALDPLSTARIEELMQDLKSSYSIVIVTHNMQQASRVSDYTAFLYLGRLVEYGETERVFINPMKKQTEDYITGRFG, from the coding sequence ATGCAACCAGCGCTTTCTGACCCGGAGGAGCGCGTGGGCTCGGAGAGGGCATCGCCGGCTCCCGACCCGGCGGTGCACCCCGCGATCGCGTCGGCGGTGCTGAAGGTGGCGGAGCTCTCGCTCTGGTACGGGAAGAGCCGGGCCCTCCACGCCATCACGCTCGATGTCGCCCCCCGGAGGATCACCGCGTTCATCGGCCCGTCGGGATGCGGAAAGTCGACGCTCCTCCGGTGCTTCAACCGGTTGAAAGATCTCGTCGCCGACACCCGCGTGGAGGGAAAGATCCTGCTCGAGGGGCTGGACATCCACGCCGCCGACGTGGACGTCAACGCGCTCCGGAAGCGCGTCGGGATGGTCTTCCAGAAATCGAACCCGTTCCCCAAGTCGATCTACGAGAACGTGGCGTACGGGTGCCGCATCCACGGGATGCGGAAACACCGGGAGCTCGATCCGATCGTGGAGAGAAGCCTGAGGGCGGCCGCGCTCTGGGACGAGGTCAAGGACCGCCTGCACGAGAGCGCCCTGGGACTTTCCGGCGGCCAGCAGCAGCGGCTCTGCATCGCGCGCGCGATCGCGGTCGAGCCGGAGGTGATCCTCCTCGACGAGCCGTGCTCGGCGCTCGACCCGCTCTCGACGGCGAGGATCGAGGAGCTGATGCAGGACTTGAAGAGCTCCTACAGCATCGTCATCGTCACGCACAACATGCAGCAGGCGTCGCGGGTCTCCGACTACACGGCGTTCCTGTACCTGGGGCGCCTCGTCGAGTACGGGGAGACGGAGCGCGTCTTCATCAACCCCATGAAGAAGCAGACCGAGGACTACATCACAGGGCGGTTCGGCTAG
- the phoU gene encoding phosphate signaling complex protein PhoU has translation MGGIVEETIGRALEALVSRDSEAARAVIADDSRVDAIELEIDHLCMEALALRQPFASDLRLVTTAMKIATDLERIADLAVNLSERAIELNVEPQLKPFIDIPIMAQRAQEMVHGALDAFVRRDATLARSLIGMDDELDRRLEQIFRELLSYMIEDPATITRALRLIFVAKYLERIGDQATNICEQVVYMAEGRVIKHPGVLPPERGGRPE, from the coding sequence ATGGGCGGCATCGTCGAGGAGACGATCGGGAGGGCCCTCGAGGCGCTGGTGTCGCGGGACTCCGAGGCGGCGCGGGCGGTGATCGCGGACGACAGCCGCGTGGACGCGATCGAGCTCGAGATCGACCATCTCTGCATGGAGGCTCTGGCGCTGCGGCAGCCCTTCGCGAGCGACCTCCGCTTGGTCACGACCGCGATGAAGATCGCGACCGACCTCGAGCGGATCGCCGATCTCGCGGTCAATCTGAGCGAGAGGGCGATCGAGCTGAACGTCGAGCCCCAGCTCAAGCCCTTCATCGACATCCCGATCATGGCGCAGCGCGCCCAGGAGATGGTCCACGGGGCGCTCGACGCGTTCGTGAGGCGGGACGCGACGCTCGCGCGGAGCCTCATCGGGATGGACGACGAGCTGGATCGCCGCCTCGAGCAGATCTTCCGCGAGCTCCTCTCGTACATGATCGAGGACCCGGCGACGATCACGCGCGCGCTGCGCCTCATCTTCGTCGCCAAGTACCTCGAACGGATCGGCGACCAGGCGACGAACATCTGCGAGCAGGTCGTCTACATGGCCGAGGGGCGCGTCATCAAGCACCCGGGAGTGCTTCCCCCGGAGAGGGGGGGGCGGCCGGAGTGA
- a CDS encoding HAMP domain-containing protein: MTMRRRLLVALLGFSLLAALLIDLVGDAILRSSLRTIATQRLERDSLLLADLLRGRLPQSGEPAGAGSLEATLQAWGSALGLRVTLIDPNGVVVADSDVSPSAIATLENHIGRPEIREAIASGSGRSRRFSTTVGVEMSYLARRMDGPSGPSGFLRLAVPTSALESGGGSLRAAIAAMALASFLVLGAIASALTRGLSRPIERIALGADTIASGRYDAPIVGGGGPTEVRRLESSLERMRRALLDRIRELREERSLHETILSGMREGLLAVDAERRVILANRSLRRDLDLGAMTIDGRRLEEVIRHPGVQEVFSKALGARAESRARIDVRLPVERSFEVLVAPLDTLEGAPLGAIGLFLDVTRLSALERLRREFIADVSHELRTPLASLRAAVENLSGPAGADEADRATFLAMIRRNAERMQALLDDLTDLSLIETESITLQPEPVDLEECVADSIAALTAPARARAVDVVMHVPPDLRVLADRRRLDQILVNVIANGIKFNRAGGHVIVGAASEGGKIAVTIDDTGEGVPPEDLERIFQRFYRRDRGRSREAGGTGLGLAIVKHLMRLHGGSVHAENLPGGGTRIVLTFPAGAGSAVTPAAPPSPGEALPGA, translated from the coding sequence ATGACGATGCGGCGGCGCCTCCTCGTCGCGCTCCTGGGCTTCTCCCTCCTCGCGGCCCTCCTCATCGATCTCGTGGGCGACGCCATTTTGCGGTCGAGCCTGCGGACGATCGCGACGCAGCGGCTGGAGCGCGACTCGCTGCTTCTGGCCGATCTCCTCCGCGGCCGCCTCCCGCAGTCCGGGGAGCCCGCCGGCGCCGGCTCGCTCGAGGCGACGCTGCAGGCGTGGGGATCGGCTCTCGGGTTGCGCGTCACGCTCATCGACCCGAACGGCGTCGTCGTGGCCGATAGCGACGTCTCCCCTTCCGCGATCGCGACGCTCGAGAACCACATCGGCCGCCCCGAGATCCGCGAGGCGATCGCCTCGGGGAGCGGGCGATCGAGGCGGTTCAGCACCACCGTCGGCGTGGAGATGTCCTACCTGGCGCGCCGGATGGACGGCCCCTCGGGCCCCTCCGGGTTCCTGCGCCTGGCCGTCCCGACGTCGGCCCTCGAGTCCGGCGGCGGCTCGCTCCGCGCGGCCATCGCGGCGATGGCCCTCGCCTCCTTCCTCGTCCTCGGCGCCATCGCCTCCGCGCTGACGCGGGGGCTCTCGCGCCCCATCGAGCGGATCGCGCTGGGCGCCGACACGATCGCGTCGGGGCGCTACGACGCGCCCATCGTCGGCGGCGGCGGCCCGACGGAGGTCCGCCGCCTCGAGTCGAGCCTCGAGAGGATGCGGCGGGCGCTCCTCGATCGCATCCGCGAGCTGCGGGAGGAGCGCTCGCTCCACGAGACGATCCTCTCGGGGATGCGCGAAGGGCTCCTCGCGGTGGACGCCGAGCGGCGGGTCATCCTCGCGAACAGATCCCTGCGCCGCGATCTGGATCTCGGGGCGATGACGATCGACGGGCGGCGCCTGGAGGAGGTGATCCGACACCCCGGGGTGCAGGAGGTCTTCTCGAAGGCGCTGGGCGCCCGCGCGGAGTCGCGGGCGCGGATCGACGTCCGGCTCCCCGTGGAGCGATCGTTCGAGGTGCTCGTCGCCCCCCTCGACACGCTCGAGGGGGCGCCCCTCGGCGCGATCGGCCTCTTCCTCGACGTGACGAGGCTCTCGGCCCTCGAGCGTCTTCGCCGCGAGTTCATCGCCGACGTCTCCCACGAGCTGCGGACCCCCCTCGCGTCGCTCCGGGCCGCGGTCGAAAACCTTTCCGGGCCCGCCGGGGCCGACGAGGCCGACCGCGCGACGTTTCTCGCGATGATCCGGCGGAATGCGGAGAGGATGCAGGCGCTCCTCGACGACCTGACGGACCTCTCGCTGATCGAGACCGAGTCGATCACGCTCCAGCCCGAGCCGGTGGACCTCGAGGAGTGCGTCGCCGATTCCATCGCGGCGCTCACGGCGCCGGCCCGGGCGCGCGCAGTCGACGTCGTCATGCACGTGCCGCCGGACCTCAGGGTGCTCGCCGATCGAAGACGCCTCGATCAGATCCTCGTCAACGTGATCGCCAACGGGATCAAGTTCAATAGAGCGGGCGGCCACGTGATCGTGGGCGCTGCTTCCGAAGGGGGGAAGATCGCCGTCACCATCGACGATACCGGAGAGGGAGTCCCGCCCGAGGATCTCGAGCGGATTTTCCAGCGCTTCTACCGCCGGGATCGGGGGCGGAGCCGCGAGGCCGGCGGCACGGGGCTCGGTCTCGCGATCGTCAAGCACCTCATGCGGCTGCACGGGGGCTCGGTCCACGCCGAGAACCTGCCCGGAGGAGGGACGCGGATCGTGCTGACGTTTCCCGCGGGAGCGGGAAGCGCCGTCACTCCGGCCGCCCCCCCCTCTCCGGGGGAAGCACTCCCGGGTGCTTGA
- a CDS encoding response regulator transcription factor, protein MKKAPSSPPAPAPRRRILLIEDEEDLARSIRYHLEKEGGFTVATAETGERGLLALREKPADLILLDLMLPGVDGLEICRAVRSSPATARIPIVMLTARVEETDRIVGLEMGADDYITKPFSMKELLARVRAHLRREERAVPAPAVFRDDLVAVDFEAHTVTADGKDVALTRKEFDLLAALVRGQGRVLTREHLLEKIWGYQYFEGTRTVDVHMFRVRQKLGERAGERIETVVGVGYRYRSQPPR, encoded by the coding sequence ATGAAAAAAGCCCCCTCCTCCCCGCCCGCGCCGGCCCCCCGCCGTAGAATCCTCCTCATCGAGGACGAGGAGGACCTCGCGCGATCGATCCGCTACCACCTCGAGAAGGAAGGGGGGTTCACCGTCGCGACGGCCGAGACGGGCGAGCGCGGCCTTCTCGCCCTCCGTGAGAAGCCCGCGGACCTGATCCTCCTCGATCTGATGCTCCCCGGAGTCGACGGCCTCGAGATCTGCCGGGCCGTGAGGTCCTCCCCCGCCACCGCGCGGATCCCGATCGTCATGCTCACCGCCCGGGTGGAGGAGACCGACCGGATCGTCGGCCTCGAGATGGGGGCCGACGACTACATCACCAAGCCCTTCAGCATGAAGGAGCTGCTCGCCCGCGTGCGGGCCCATCTGCGCCGCGAGGAGCGCGCGGTCCCGGCCCCGGCCGTCTTCCGGGACGACCTCGTCGCGGTGGACTTCGAGGCGCACACCGTCACCGCGGACGGGAAGGACGTCGCGCTCACCCGCAAGGAGTTCGACCTGCTCGCGGCGCTCGTCAGGGGGCAGGGGCGGGTCCTCACGCGGGAGCACCTGCTCGAGAAGATCTGGGGGTACCAGTACTTCGAGGGGACACGAACGGTCGACGTCCACATGTTCCGCGTCCGGCAGAAGCTCGGCGAGCGCGCGGGGGAGAGGATCGAGACGGTCGTGGGAGTGGGCTACCGATACAGGAGCCAGCCGCCTCGATGA
- a CDS encoding thioredoxin domain-containing protein → MTSWGWTATRFALIAALQTALVCCAARAQTPAPEAAPPAEALEPEPGPVEWLAWAPETFQRARKEDKGILLTIVSRSCRPCATADEEIYSDPGVRRSIARRWIPVRVDRDERPDIESRYQLAANWFTSGKAGLPVTAFLFHTGETMWADTYIPLENREGKPGLRSLLVSTDHLWRVRFTEAQSNARFIQMSFDAEKEAARGVTASKELLAALVDSTIAHADPDHGGFGEAPRITNPYAAQLALLASARRRDDGMRDLGVRALKAAISGAGFDRIDGGFHRAARDEAWLVAQWDKPLAVNAAYLLALADAFRVTADPAIRDAAVKTIDFILSRLRSPDGGFYSQIAPSSDVRDEAGYYTFTVAEVKQALPADDLKWARALFGFRDEGELLLGLPPRFTLKQVLDPGEAARGASVDAGTLRLTATRIVDALAAIRKLRPAPPVSEARYLDSTALAASGLVHAGAVFDRRDAIDAALASLDAILSKESPGDGVPHRLDPGRAPSSPILMADQVLLGAALLDAHEITGEPRYLAAASAVAAGVPKAFGDEEGGGLYDILQDPNAAGYLKLRRKIPFDGVTPSPAGSAALFLSRVAARTHDETLARVATRSVEWASRHALALDQRLATVGVALDALVAAQVRITVPAGDGPARALRLAAFKAYAPGRVVENAAPGVRTATVCVGDRCREGLSDPGAIAGAIAARP, encoded by the coding sequence ATGACATCGTGGGGGTGGACGGCGACGCGCTTCGCGTTGATCGCCGCGCTGCAGACGGCGCTCGTTTGCTGCGCCGCGCGGGCGCAGACGCCGGCCCCGGAGGCCGCGCCACCGGCGGAAGCCCTGGAGCCCGAGCCCGGTCCGGTCGAGTGGCTCGCGTGGGCTCCCGAGACGTTCCAGCGGGCCCGCAAGGAGGACAAGGGAATCCTCCTCACGATCGTCTCCCGGTCGTGCCGCCCCTGCGCGACCGCCGACGAGGAGATTTACTCGGATCCCGGCGTCCGCCGGTCGATCGCCAGGCGCTGGATTCCCGTGAGGGTCGATCGCGACGAACGGCCCGATATCGAGTCGCGCTACCAGCTCGCCGCGAACTGGTTCACGAGCGGGAAGGCCGGGCTGCCCGTGACCGCCTTTCTCTTCCACACGGGCGAGACGATGTGGGCCGACACGTACATACCTCTCGAGAACCGGGAGGGGAAGCCGGGCCTGCGCTCGCTGCTCGTGAGCACCGATCATCTCTGGCGCGTGCGGTTCACCGAGGCGCAGTCGAACGCCCGGTTCATCCAGATGTCGTTCGATGCCGAAAAGGAGGCCGCCCGCGGCGTCACTGCGTCGAAGGAGCTTCTCGCCGCGCTGGTCGACTCGACGATCGCGCACGCCGATCCGGATCACGGCGGCTTCGGAGAGGCCCCGCGGATCACGAACCCCTATGCCGCCCAGCTCGCCCTGCTCGCCTCGGCGCGACGGCGGGACGACGGGATGCGGGACCTCGGCGTGCGAGCCCTGAAGGCGGCGATCTCGGGCGCCGGGTTCGATCGGATCGACGGGGGATTCCACCGCGCCGCCCGCGATGAAGCGTGGCTCGTCGCGCAGTGGGACAAGCCGCTCGCCGTGAACGCGGCGTATCTCCTCGCCCTCGCCGACGCGTTCCGCGTGACCGCGGACCCCGCGATCCGGGACGCCGCCGTGAAGACGATCGATTTCATCCTGTCGCGCCTGAGATCTCCCGACGGCGGGTTCTACTCGCAGATCGCGCCGTCGAGCGACGTTCGGGACGAGGCCGGCTATTACACCTTCACCGTCGCCGAGGTGAAGCAGGCGCTCCCCGCCGACGATCTGAAGTGGGCGCGCGCTCTCTTCGGATTCCGGGACGAGGGGGAGCTGCTGCTCGGCCTTCCGCCGAGGTTCACGCTCAAGCAGGTCCTCGACCCGGGCGAGGCCGCCCGCGGGGCCTCGGTGGACGCGGGGACGCTCCGCCTCACCGCCACCCGCATCGTCGACGCGCTCGCGGCCATCCGGAAACTGAGGCCGGCGCCGCCGGTGAGCGAGGCCCGATACCTCGATTCGACCGCCCTCGCGGCCTCCGGCCTCGTCCACGCCGGAGCGGTCTTCGACCGGCGAGACGCCATCGACGCCGCGCTGGCGTCGCTCGACGCCATCCTCTCGAAGGAGTCACCGGGGGACGGCGTGCCCCATCGACTCGATCCGGGACGCGCTCCCTCCTCCCCGATCCTGATGGCCGACCAGGTTCTCCTCGGCGCGGCGCTGCTCGACGCTCACGAGATCACCGGGGAGCCCCGATACCTCGCCGCCGCGTCGGCCGTCGCCGCGGGGGTGCCGAAGGCCTTCGGGGACGAGGAGGGAGGAGGCCTGTACGACATCCTCCAGGATCCGAACGCCGCGGGTTATCTGAAACTGCGCCGCAAAATCCCGTTCGACGGAGTCACCCCGTCGCCTGCGGGATCGGCGGCGCTGTTCCTGTCGCGGGTCGCCGCGCGGACGCACGACGAAACTCTCGCCCGCGTCGCCACGCGCTCGGTGGAATGGGCGAGCCGCCACGCCCTCGCTCTCGATCAGCGGCTCGCGACGGTCGGCGTCGCCCTCGACGCGCTCGTGGCGGCGCAGGTGAGGATCACCGTTCCGGCCGGAGACGGCCCCGCGCGCGCCCTGCGGCTCGCCGCCTTCAAGGCCTACGCCCCGGGCCGGGTGGTGGAGAACGCCGCGCCGGGCGTCAGGACGGCGACGGTGTGCGTGGGCGATCGCTGCCGCGAGGGGCTGTCGGATCCGGGGGCGATCGCCGGCGCGATCGCGGCGCGACCTTAG